tctggattttttagttctcagtttgtctcccatagttgaggtctacctatgatgtaaattacagacgcctctcatctttttaagtagtggaacttgcactattgctgactgactaaatacttttttgccccactgtatatactatatacaggaggagatgacacacaggtatatactataaacaggagcagatgacacacatgtatatactatatacaggaggagatgacacactggtatatattatactagctattgaacccgttctacgcccgggtggcgagcatttatattggtatatggtctccatcatgtgctgctgccatcctgcgcccgttctgtcatgtgctgctgccatcctgcgcccgttctgtcatgtgctgctgccatactgcgcccgttctgtcatgcgctgctgtcatcctgcgtccgttctgtcatgtgctgctcccatcctgcgccactattgtattatatgcccccgtatgctgccatataagaaaaaaaaataccatactcacctatcgtccggctccactgcaggtgtgtcttcaagaaaatggcgccggaaagcgcggactgcgcaggcgccgattccggcagcaggaatcggcgcctgcgcagtccgcgctttccggcgccattttcttgaacacacactccggctcctctgcctgtgactggactctgtcacagcagaggagccggagacggagccgcacgcagcgctggaacggagcacaggtgaatatacttaccctccttcctggcgcgtccacggtccctgactctccggtggagatcgcggtatgcgttcagtgcttacgcataccgcgatctcctgggagccagACTGCGCCagtgcttgcgcctgcgcagtctataaaggcttcggacggagtgacgctcccagcgttatattatagatacaggaggagatggcatacaagtatatactacatacaggaggagatgacacacagatatatatatacaggagcagatgtgtcatgatcccaatggcaggggatcacaaaaggacaagcacaaaaacaaaacaagctctagggtgatggaacctgagctgaccgcgatcctgaacctaaacacacaactagcagtagccggggaacgtgcctacgatgattcctagacgtctcgcgccagccgaaggattaacttcccctattagaagaaacacagacctcacttgcctccagagaaacaccccacagaaatagcagccccccacatgtaataacggtgaaatgagaggaaagcgcaTACGTAGTtaagaaaatagaatcagcaaaaatgaggcccgctaaagctagatagcagaggatacaaaagtgaactgcgcggtcagcgaaaaacccttcaaaaaaccatcctgaaattacttgaactcatgtgccaactcatggaacatgaggagtaatttcagcccactagagcaaccagcagcaaggaatcacatatctgcaagctggactaagacaaaaataaagcaaaacgtggaacaggaaaatcaaaacttagcttgtcctgaagataacagacgcagggagcagaggtaaaaagacacgctgattacattgatagccggcgaggaaatgacaaaaaagccaggttaaataggaaactcccataacctgatggaacaggtggacaccagagaccgcagagaacacaagtcacccagtaccatcagtaaccaccagagggagcccaaaaacagaactcacaacacagatgacacacaggtatatactatatacaggggtgatgacacacacacatatatactatatacaggggagatgacacactggtatataatatatacaggaggagatgacacacaggtatatactatatacaggggagatgacacacaggtatatatatatatatatatatatatatatatatatatatatatatatatatatatatatatatatatatatatatatatatatatatataatttgtctaagggtttttccgtctgtctccgtctgtctgtctgtcctggaaatcccggctctctgattggtcgaggccgccaggcttcgaccaatcagcaacgggcacagcgacgatgatgtcataaaggacgtagaaatcccacgtttctgattcagcgacgggcacagtatcgacatagatgtcataatggttgccatggcgacgatgatgtcataaaggttgcctcgaccaatcagcgacgggcacagtctgccgcgaattctggaatcatcattgtccatatactacggggacatgcatattctagcatcgggtattctagaatatgcatgtccccgtagtatatggacaatgatgattccagaattcgcggcagactgtgcccgtcgctgattggtcgaggcaacctttatgacatcatcgtcgccatggcaaccattatgacatctacgtcgatagtgtgcccgtcgctgaatcagaaacgtcacatgtctacgtcctttatgacatcatcgtcactgtgcccgttgctgattggtcgaggcctggcggcctcgaccaatcagagacgcgggatttctacgtcgatgctgttgcaatcagcaacgggcacagcgacgatctatatatataattgtctaagggtttttccgtctgtctgtctttctgtctgtctgtctgtcctggaaatcccacgtctctgatctaatcagagaccggcacagcatcgacgtagaaatcccgcgtctctgattggtcgaggccgccaggcctcgaccaatcagcaacgggcacagcgacgatgatgtcataaaggacgtagacatcccgcgtctgattggtcgatgccgccaggcctcgaccaatcagcaacgggcacagtatcgacgtagatgtcataatggttgccatggcgacgatgatgtcataaaggttgcctcgaccaatcggcgacgggcacagtctgccgcgaattctggaatcatcattgtccatatactacggggacatgcatattctagaatacccgatgcgttagaatcgggccacaatctagtatatatataattgtctaagggtttttctgtctctctgtctgtcctggaaatcccggctctctgattggtcgaggccgccaggcctcgaccaatcagagaccggcacagcatcgacgtagaaatcccgcgtctctgattgacacttctgtattgatcagtcctcctgacacttctgtattgatcagtcctcctgacacttctatattgatcagtcctcctgatacctctatattgatcagtcctcctgacacttctatattgatcagtcctcctgacacttctatattgatcagtcctcctgatacttctatattgatcagtcctccttacacttctatattgatcattcctccttacacttctatattgatcattcctccttacacttctatattgatcaatcctcctgacacttctatattgatcagtcctcctgacacttctatattgatcagtcctcctgatacctctatattgatcagtcctcctgacattctatattgatcagtcctcctgacacctctatattgatcaatcctcctgacacttctatattgatcattcctcctgacacttctgtattgatcagtcctcctgacacttctatattgatcagtcctcctgatacctctatattgatcagtcctcctgacacttctatattgatcagtcctcctgacacttctatattgatcagtcctcctgacacttctatattgatcagtcctcctgacacttctatattgatcagtcctcctgacacttcaatattgatcagtcctcctgacacttcaatattgatcagtcctcctgacacttcaatattgatcagtcctcctgacacttctatattgatcagtcctcctgacacttctatattgatcagtcctcctgacacttctatattgatcagtcctcctgatctatatatataattgtctaagggtttttccgtctgtctgtctgtctgtctgtccaggaaatcccgcgtctctgattggtcgaggccgccaggcctcgaccaatcagcgacgggcacagcgacgatgatgtcataaaggacgtagaaatcccacgtttctgattcagcgacgggcacagtatcgacgtagatgtcataatggttgccatggcgacgatgatgtcataaaggttgcttcgaccaatcagggacgggaacagtctgacgcgaattctagaatcatcattgtccatatactacggggacatgcatattctggaatacccgatgcgttagaatcgggccagaatctagtatacaatatacaggggagatgacacacaggtatatactatatacaggaggagatgacacacaggtatatactatatacaggaggagatgacacattggtatatagaggaggagatgacatacagcaggtatatactatatacaggggagatgacatacaggtatatactatatacaggagatgacatacaggtatatactatatacaggaggagatgacacataggtatatacaatatacaggaggagatgacatacagcaggtatatactatttacaggggagatgacattcaggtatatactatatacaggagatgacatacaggtgtatactatatataagggagatgacaaacatgtatatactgaggggaaaatgtgaggtgaaaatgaggggtgtgagtgcaaaatgagaggagtgatcggaaaatgacagatgtgaggtcgaaatgacaagtgttaggggggaatgagaggagtgaggggggaaataagaggagtgagggggaaaatgagaggtgtaagggagaaaatgagaggcgtgatgggaaaataagagaagtgaggtgctataactaaccacagatatttacaatgcccaggcaacgccgggctcttcagctagtatatatatatatatattttctatatccTTATTatataatgttgttttttttcaggCACTGAAATATTCACACCGATCATATGCCTCACAGCGATCTTTAAATGTAAGTGTTGTCTGTGTAGATGTCTCTAGGCGAAAAGCACTATAACTAATGCAGGACAGTCGTTTTCTATGGCCGCCATTTAGATCTTCTTTATTTTTCTTGCAAAATGAAGgttaacccccccccccttccttttttTGCATCAGTTTTTTATGCATCTGCCCCAAGTGTTAATATTTTGACACCAGAATGTGTGCAACATTGGCTTGTGCAAAATTTGTGTAATATCATAGTCCATCCAACAGCAAAGAGGGACCTTAaggctagagatgggcgaacctctgGATGTTCAGGTACTAGAACAGGACCTGGACCTCATTCACTTTAATGGGGGCCCGAGCATcctgtgtttgccacgctgtcatgttcaTAACAgcccggcaaacactgcttctgatcagcgaaAAACTCGCTACTGCTGGTCAGCCAACCGTGGTTCCCATGCTGTAAAATGACAGCGTTAACTTGGAGCTGtggtcggaggtaaaaagtttacctccactcACTGgtatcggctgatgggactactgctgccgctaatcacagcgagagcaggtggtggctgataaGAGTATTCATCAGCCCGCTTAATTGTATAGTGCTACGTAATATGTTataaaatattattaataataataataataataataataattaatttaaATTCGGGGTGagatcccctgtatttttgataacaagcaaggcaaaactcacagctggggactggtattctcaggctggtaagggaccttggatattggcccccacccaGCCTAAATGTAGCAGCCCACAATCACTCAGTAAAGGCACATCTATCAGATTCACCAATTctagtgctttgcccagctcttccacttgccctgtagcggtggcaagtggggttcatatttgtggagttgatgtcaccggacgatacaaaggtgacatcaagcacacagattagtaatggagaagcgtctataagacacctatccattactaatcctatagttgtagtgtaaataaagacacagccagaataaagtattttatttcaaataaaacaaaacacacttctactcacctaatgcccattccagtggggacccctctgtttttgataaccaaccttgctgacagctgagtgttgcagccccctgctgtgagttttgcctggctggttatcaaaaatacaggggaacccatgccgatttaattaattttttttttaatttacagtatAGGCGCCGGCTCATGAATTCTccgctgcctgctctcactgttattagctgcaggaggcgtaggctgatgggagcagtagtcccatcaggtgacgacagtgaccagaggtaaatgttttacctctgatcacagctgtgggctcagtcatttgacagtgtgggacccgcggctgtctgaccggcggtgatgattttactgccgTGCTATCCTGCACACAACACTGCGACAAACACCCATTGTTCCGggagccgaacccaaacagtaacacggacttcctgaacAGTAGCTGCTCGGTACGGACGCTGAATTTTACTCTTCGGGTTTGCCTATCTCTACTTGAGCCAGCCCTCTTCACATTGCTGCCTCTGCAGGCTTCACCATGGGGTCCGTCTGCCTGGAATCCTGGTGAGCGGCAGACGTTGCTGGAGAATATATGACATTTCCTATATGACATCCATGTGGCAAAATACGGCTTTAGAGGGGACATTGGAAATTCCACAGATGTTGCACGGCTCTCCCAACAGAAACCTATATTTACcattgacatttttttttccaggaggTGGTGATCGCAAGTGCAGTAAGAACACCGGTGGGTTCATTCCAGGGGTCTCTGTCCTCTTTTCCGGCCACAAAGCTTGGCTCCATTGCCATTAAAGCTGCAGTTGAGCGAGCCGGTACGTGCGGTGCTGCCTTCTTGTAGCCCAGTGCCGTCTGGTTGAGTAGACAGGGGTTCACGTTATTTTTCTCCTATATTTGTAGGTATTCCTGCAGAGGAGGTCAATGAGGTGTATATGGGCAATGTCCTGCAGGCGGGGCAGGGACAGGCACCCACCCGACAGGCAGCGCTCGGTGCAGGTACAGATTTTGGGCATGCTTAGTCTCTTATTACCATCATATGGAATTATTTGCTtacgtctttttttttcccctttgttcGTGGTGGAGCTTAGGTCTGCCGATCTCTACACCCACCACCACCGTGAACAAAGTCTGCGCCTCAGGGATGAAGTCTGTTATGTTGGCTGCACAGGGCCTGATGTGTGGACACCAGGTGAGACAATGCCGGACAATGGCGCAGTCCTCTGTTTGAGCAATAGTCCCATGACGCCGCTCTATGTAAAGTTTGCATGGCTGACTGAGGTCTTGGAGTACAGTGGGGCCCCAGCGATAAGACACTTAAAAGgggtattcccgtctccaagatcctatcccaataggtAGTAAGGTGTAATAATAACCTCCAATTAGAGATGTAGTGTAGTtattctgattagctatgttgcttacTTCATGTGCAGGGCTTTTCAGTAGCTTAGGTATCAATGGTTACAACCACAAACTaactgttacctactgtatatgagtggtcgtaactatggatacctaagcaaCTGCAATTCTGTACACTTGgttaagcgacatagcgaatcagaagaactatactacagttctaattggaggcatttgctaatattcttCCGCcatctacatattgggatagaatcttggagataggaatatccctttaagttctGATTAAACGATAACTCCTTTAAAAGGTGAGTTcacagtaaaataaaaataaagattatatcagaaaacatttttgtttttatatgcgttttaaaaaaacaaacaaaactcttCTCATTTGGTGGACTAGCTCATACGTCGGTGCTTGAATGTTTCTGAACACTTCAGAATCGTCTTTATTTCTAGATAAATTGGACCTAAAACTGTATCAGATTTTCACACGACTCCTAAAAGTAGATATAGGGAACCAAATCATTGAAATCGGTAAAATTtactattttttcttattttaatttCTGTTGAGGAAAACAATCAaatatcacatgtctgtgagtggcaaaagtatgtgaacctttagtagaattaatttcaccttcaaattatagtcgtgtgttttttttttttttgttttgttttgttttgtttttttatcaatgggatgacaatcagtTGTGAGCGGGCGACCTGTTATATTAAAGTCTGATCTTAACACGTGTATGGAAGTGCATTATAGCACAAACAGATTTCTGAGGACCTCAGGGTCAAGAAAAGGTTACTAAACCATTTCTAAATTATTTGCACCCCACCAATCCACAGGCAGACAAATTGGGTACAAATGGAGGAAATTCAAGACTATTATTACCCTAAGGCATGGTAGACCAACAAATATCAATCCAAGAGCAAGATGTATGATCATCTGTGAGaccacaaaggaacccaaggtaacatctaagcaactaaaggcctctctgATATAAGTTAATAATCATGAATCCACCATCTGGTGGACACTGAACAGCAATGGTGGACATCGCAGGATTGCAAGAAGGAAGCCATTGCTCTCCAAAAAAGAACATTGCTGTTTATTTTCAACTTTGCTAAAGATCACCTGGACAACCCATAAGGCTATTGGAATGATGTTTTGTGACAGATGAGATCAAACAGAACTTCTATTTTGGGGACAAAAAACCATCTGTAAAACATTCTGATTgcagtatcatggtttgggcctgttttgcTGCATCTTTGCTGTTACGGCTCCTATCATTGAAAGAATTCTGAATTATACCAGCAAATTCTCAATAAAAATGGCAGGACGTTTGTCATGAACTGAATCTGAAGACAATGTGGGTCATACAGCAAGACAGCAACTCAAAGTAACACAAGTCGTTCTACAAAAGAATGGTTTAAAAGGAGAGGAAAATTTGTGTCAAAGTCCTGGCCCCAATCCAATAGAAATTTTGTGGAAGGACCTGAAACGATTAGTTCATGGGAGAAAAACCACCAACCTAACAGGGTTGAAGCTGTTTTGTAGAGAGTAATGGCGTAAAACTCCTCTAAGCCGATATGCAGGACTAATCAACAATTATCAGATATGTTTGGCTGCAGTTATTGCTGCATAGGGGAATCATACCAGATAAtgaaagcaaaggttcacatatTTTTCTCACTGACATACACGTGATATTGAATAATTATTATCATTGTCATAgtttaaaaatggcaaaaaaagaaaaaaaatgtttagctTAAAATACCATttaagctgtctttaatgcaggtaacgagttgattagaagcatctaactggtctgtaggtgccagaactcttaatggttggtgagggaacaaatacttatttctcactgcaaaatgcaaatttatataatatttgtttattttatttttttttttggggggggggaggattttatttttgatattctatctctcaatattaaaattaacctacccttaaaattttagactgttcatgtctttgtcagtgggtaaaattagaaaaatcagcaagggatcaaatacttatttccttcactgtatacatcacacaACAACTATACATATGGTTTATCCACAGAATAATAATCTGAAACAAACGTTTTAAtccggattaaagggaacctgtcacctgaatttggcgggactggttttgggtcatatgggcggagttttcgggtgtttgattcaccctttccttacccgctggctgcatgctggctgcaatattggattgaagttcattctctgtcctccatagtacacgcctgcacaaggaaaGATTGCCTTCCCAACTAAGTAACTTGGCAGCCTGCAGTGTGCTGCTTCATCATGTGCTTGGAGGTTACTAAGGATGGATTTAGTGAGTCCTATGAGTGTAATCGGTGCAGTAATCTCTTCTAGTTGAAGGAAACTAAAATGTTATTTAAGAGTTATCCAAGATtcctagtttttttgtttttttttgtgtagtCCCCAAACTACCTTCACAAACCTTCCCTCGGTTACTTACTAGCTGCTTTCCTTCTACTTTTATGGCTTCCTCTCTGCTGGTTCTTCATTGAAATCACCTTCTGCACAGCATGTTATCCTGGCTGTTTTATTGTCCTATAGAAAGTAATGGTAGCTGGTGGGATGGAGAGCATGTCCAATGTACCATATTGCATGACACGAGGAGCCACGCCATATGGTGGAGTGAAACTGGAAGATCTAATTTTGAAAGATGGACTTACTGACGTCTACAACAAAATCCACATGGTACGTAACAACATGGTGGCTACATTGTGTATTGTCATGTTCCAATACTACACACTAGGTTTTCCTAAATTATCAATATTCCCACATTTGCCTACAGAAATTTTGTATATCGCAATTATCTTTAGGAGAGTCTTATCAGCATTAAATGACTGCCCAAACCAAGCACAAATGCTAGGTGCACCTTGACATGCCGATACCATTCAGTGCACCTGCCCACCTGCTTGTTTTGCTTCTATGTCCACCCTCCTTTTCCTTCATTGACAGATCTAACTTTACAGTAGGTGCGTTCAACGGTTTGGCCAAGGGTGGAGCTGAGCGCCTGTGTTGGTTTGAGCAGTAAATTTTTGCTGAACAGTCTTCATTTAAATATTTTacccaaataaacttttttttttttttttttgactaccTAATCCCACTAAACCTCAAGTTTGTGTGAACCCGCCATGACGGATATATAACCATGTGCCTTGTACTACAGGGAAACTGTGCAGAAAACACCGCAAAGAAGTTAAGCATTGGACGGGAAGAACAAGACAGTTTCGCCATCAATTCTTACACCAGAAGTAAAGCAGCCTGGGAGTCTGGGATCATCGCTAAAGAAATTGCGCCAGTTACTATTCAACAAAAAGGTGCTGATCTGAGCAAAATATTCTTCACAaactgtattaaaaaagaaaatgtaTCTGATAATCTGCTACTTATAAATCTAAAAATGCTCCTGTCCTGCAGGGAGACCTGATGTTGTTGTACAAGAAGATGAGGAGTACAAACGGGTAGACTTCAGCAAGTTTCCAAAACTCAAGACTGTTTTCCAAAAAGACAATGGTGAGGAATATGGGGAAACGTGACGCTGGGCGTTTGATGTATTTAAAGTTATAACATTCATGGAAAACTGAAAACATGGCCTCacatctaataaaaaaaaaaaaaaaataataaaatatatatatatatatatatatatatatatatatatatatatatatatatatttgtctaagggtcacttccgtccgtctgtcacggttattcattcgctgattggtctcgccagctgcctgtcatggctgccgcgaccaatcagcgacgggcacagtccggaagaaaatggccgctccttactccccgcagtcagtgcctgtcgcccgcatactcccctccggtcaccgctaacacagggttaatgccggaggtaacggaccgcgttatgccgcgggtaacgcactccattaccgccgctattaaccctgtgtgtccccaactttttactattgacgctgcctatgcggcatcaatagtaaaaaatgtaatgttaaaaataataaaaacctgctatactcaccctccgtagtcgctcgcgccggccgccatcttccattgcaggttccggtggcaaagatggtatgggagaaggacctgccatgacgtcaccgtcatgtgaccgcgacgtcatcacaggccctgcgctagaaagacctgccatgacatcacggtcatgtgaccgcgacgtcatcacaggtcctgtgctcataccaaccctgggaccggaagctgccgtggactacaaggggccctcggaaaggtgagtatatgtttattttttaacctgtgacaaacctggctgtgcaatatactgtgtggctgtgttatatactacgtgggctgtgcaatatactacgtgggctgtgcaatatactacgtggacatgcatattctagaatacccgatgcgttagaatcgggccaccatctagtgtgtatgtatAAATATGAGATTAAGTCCTTAACAGTTCCAGATAAAGACCGTCTTAATTTGTTAAACTGTACTAAGTTCTTGTAAGAACAGGCACTTGTAAGAACAACATGTTAATGATCAGTCCCATCTTGAGAGCGGAAAGGAACCTTAATTTTCTTTTACATCTCATTTCCTAGCATACCAGCTGCAAAAGGGCAGCCATGGCTGGTCTTCAAGAGAAGGTGTGCAGCGCTTACAAATTCTGTccaatagagcttgtaagcgctgtgctGAAGCTGGCAGGAACTGCTGGGACACACTGTCCAGTTTCAGCGTCCCTGCGCTCTTCTGATGCTACTTTGCAATATTACAAATAGAGGCAGTTTGgaccagctaaaaaaaaaaaaatggaaggatTGGGATGCAAGCTTTGTGTAAATCCTGTTGGCTATGTGTTACTGAAGCCTGTTCATAAACTTTCCATAATTGTGTTTTCACCTCTTCTCAGGCACAGTAACTGCAGCCAATGCCAGCTCACTGAATGATGGGGCTGCAGCCTTGGTCCTTATGACGTCTGAAGCAGCCGACAATCTCAATGTCAAGCCTTTGGCACGGATCCTAGGTAAAGCACAATGATTTCTTGTTGATTTACAGTTTGGAGAAGTTGCATGGCTGCTCCGACTTGAACCCTGCAATCATCTGATCATTTATACTATCAGAGCAGTACCAAGAACTGctgtgtatagcagaaatcacggtCTCCTATGGACGCCAGATGTAGGCTGGATGTCACAGGAGAATCCTCATGACAACCACGGAGGTCTTCAGCTAGGCTGTCATGTCAACCAACCCATCAGTGCCCCACAATCCCATTAGGGGTGCACCGATTGACACACAAACTGACGCACCCCCTGCCGGAGTGCATTAAATACATGCCATTGTAAGAGATCAACatcggcatttaacaagttaacaccACACAGGCAGAGCTCTGCtgcacccatggctgttagagacagatgatggctgtgtaATTCAGacatcatctgctgggaaagataCGGGCTCGGCTTGCAAGCCCGCATCTGAGTCAGGAACTCGACAtgtggtgttgggaagaggttaatTAAGAGTATTCATAGGATCTGTACTCACACATTCTTATCTGTTTGTTGTTTTCTCCTTTTGTTTAGCTTTTGCTGACTCTGCTGTAGACCCAATTGACTTCCCCATTGCACCTGTCTATGCGATTCCTAAGGTAGGAATTCTAGCGCAAAATTCATGATTTTGTTTGCAAACGTTAaactaatgtagatgtaaagatataTTACAGAAAATAATCCGCACACAATAACTGCCATggctcatgcaaaaaaaaaaaaaaacaattttaagaatatgaagaaaaaaaaaatatctatatctatcgccccattcaaaataaaacaataaaaaaaaaaaaaaaaaaaatcaaacctgcacatatttggttatcgacgcgttcagaatcgcccgatctatcaatacaaaaaaggattaacctgatcgttaaacagcgttattgcatttaaaatgcaataacgggcgatcaaaaggacgtatctgcaacaaaattatataattaaaagcgtcagctcggcacgcaaaaaaactaACCCCtctcccgaccccagatcacaaaaaatggagacgctacgggtatcgaaaaattgcgcaatttttatttatttatgttttttg
The Ranitomeya imitator isolate aRanImi1 chromosome 3, aRanImi1.pri, whole genome shotgun sequence genome window above contains:
- the ACAT1 gene encoding acetyl-CoA acetyltransferase, mitochondrial; its protein translation is MAFCVPCPAARLSSSAARALKYSHRSYASQRSLNEVVIASAVRTPVGSFQGSLSSFPATKLGSIAIKAAVERAGIPAEEVNEVYMGNVLQAGQGQAPTRQAALGAGLPISTPTTTVNKVCASGMKSVMLAAQGLMCGHQKVMVAGGMESMSNVPYCMTRGATPYGGVKLEDLILKDGLTDVYNKIHMGNCAENTAKKLSIGREEQDSFAINSYTRSKAAWESGIIAKEIAPVTIQQKGRPDVVVQEDEEYKRVDFSKFPKLKTVFQKDNGTVTAANASSLNDGAAALVLMTSEAADNLNVKPLARILAFADSAVDPIDFPIAPVYAIPKVLSAAVLKKEDIAMWEINEAFSVVVLANIKMLAIDPAKVNVHGGAVSLGHPIGMSGARIVGHMAHALKKGQFGVASICNGGGGASAILIEKL